The following proteins come from a genomic window of SAR324 cluster bacterium:
- a CDS encoding fused MFS/spermidine synthase, which translates to MMGETLLYQTTADGLTIQVVERNGRRKLRFGNSIIQSAISITNPSRLIIRYICNMMLGMLLRPDARRILHIGLGAGTLPKFIHRHFPQTTQDVVECNAEVADISRRFFGLPQDTRMRVYIAEGSEWIKNTSGQYDLVFLDAYVEDGAPDHLRQQDFLENLSLHVKENGWLVSNVWSGDGMFEEQAALWNRMFDHVLQAPQTPIGNVILFGARKPAVLNLQRLSRHALILQNRMPLDLKHLLESMVIVKQTS; encoded by the coding sequence ATGATGGGAGAAACCCTTCTGTATCAGACCACAGCGGATGGCTTGACCATTCAGGTGGTTGAACGGAATGGCCGCCGCAAATTGCGTTTTGGCAACAGTATCATCCAGAGCGCTATTTCCATCACCAACCCTTCCCGATTGATCATCAGATACATTTGCAACATGATGCTCGGCATGCTCCTGCGTCCGGATGCCCGCCGTATCCTGCATATAGGCTTGGGCGCCGGTACCTTGCCCAAATTCATACACCGCCATTTTCCCCAGACTACTCAGGATGTGGTGGAATGCAATGCGGAGGTGGCCGATATTTCACGCCGTTTTTTTGGATTACCACAGGATACCCGAATGCGTGTGTACATTGCGGAAGGTTCTGAATGGATCAAGAATACATCAGGCCAATATGATCTGGTTTTTCTGGATGCGTATGTGGAAGATGGCGCTCCGGATCATCTGCGGCAACAGGATTTTCTGGAAAATCTCAGTCTTCATGTGAAAGAAAATGGCTGGCTGGTGTCCAATGTGTGGTCTGGTGATGGCATGTTTGAGGAACAGGCCGCATTATGGAACAGGATGTTCGACCATGTTCTGCAAGCACCACAAACCCCCATCGGGAATGTCATTCTATTTGGCGCTCGCAAACCAGCGGTCCTCAATCTTCAACGATTGAGCCGGCATGCGCTCATTCTGCAGAACCGCATGCCTCTCGATCTGAAACACTTGCTGGAATCCATGGTGATTGTGAAGCAGACCTCATAA